Proteins found in one Clostridium kluyveri DSM 555 genomic segment:
- a CDS encoding GDSL-type esterase/lipase family protein, with amino-acid sequence MKIKVVCLGDSLTYGYGVRRREVWTNLLEKRLKIEVLNKGISGDTSAGMLSRVYGDVILEKPSHVIIMGGTNDFIWNLPVGQVMANVTSIVFQSMGNNIKPLVGLSVPICVEAALDRWGFVGDFKNINRDLKELNNSLKSFCKNYNIKTIDFYSEFVKKDDGGKEEYYIDGLHLNSEGNKKMAHMILIK; translated from the coding sequence GTGAAAATAAAAGTTGTTTGTCTTGGAGATAGTTTAACTTATGGCTATGGTGTTAGAAGAAGGGAAGTATGGACTAACTTGTTGGAGAAAAGATTAAAAATTGAAGTTTTAAACAAGGGAATATCTGGTGATACTTCTGCGGGTATGCTTTCCAGAGTATACGGTGATGTAATACTTGAGAAACCATCCCATGTAATAATTATGGGGGGAACAAATGATTTTATATGGAATTTGCCAGTAGGGCAGGTAATGGCAAATGTAACTTCCATAGTTTTTCAAAGTATGGGTAATAATATAAAACCTTTGGTAGGACTTTCTGTACCTATTTGTGTAGAAGCTGCTCTGGACAGATGGGGATTTGTCGGTGATTTTAAAAATATAAACAGGGACTTGAAAGAACTTAATAACTCTTTAAAAAGCTTCTGTAAAAACTATAATATAAAAACCATTGATTTCTACAGTGAATTTGTAAAAAAAGATGATGGAGGAAAAGAAGAATATTATATAGATGGTCTTCATTTGAACTCAGAGGGAAATAAAAAAATGGCTCATATGATCTTGATAAAATGA
- a CDS encoding alpha-ketoacid dehydrogenase subunit beta: MKKITYSQAIKEAMSVKMREDKSVLLFGEDVGPFGGCFGVSQGMHDEFGEMRVRDTPISEGAIIGCAIGAAATGLKPIAELMFIDFLTVGMDMLVNQAAKMRYMFGGKIKLPMVVRVPCGAGTQAAAQHSQSLEAWVTHVPGLKVVYPSTAQDAYGLMLTAIDDENPVIFIEHKILYAMKGEFEENSKPIPFGLADIKREGKDATIVATGRMVHEALAAADKLSKEGIEVEIIDPRTLYPFDKDTVFNSIKKTNRAVVVTEETKRGGYGGEISAVISEEVFDYLDAPVVRIGSLDVPIPFTPKLESYVIPNSDKIVNAVKKLF; this comes from the coding sequence ATGAAAAAAATAACTTATTCTCAAGCTATAAAGGAAGCAATGTCAGTTAAGATGAGAGAAGATAAGAGTGTACTTCTCTTTGGTGAAGATGTAGGACCTTTTGGAGGGTGCTTTGGAGTAAGCCAGGGTATGCATGATGAATTTGGAGAAATGAGGGTAAGAGATACCCCTATTTCAGAGGGTGCCATTATTGGCTGTGCAATTGGAGCAGCTGCCACAGGGCTAAAACCGATTGCGGAATTGATGTTTATAGATTTTCTTACAGTAGGAATGGATATGCTTGTAAACCAGGCGGCAAAAATGAGATATATGTTTGGAGGAAAGATAAAACTTCCAATGGTAGTCAGAGTACCATGTGGTGCAGGAACACAGGCAGCTGCACAGCATTCACAATCATTAGAAGCATGGGTAACTCATGTACCCGGACTTAAAGTAGTATATCCTTCAACTGCACAGGATGCATATGGATTGATGCTTACTGCCATAGATGATGAGAATCCGGTTATATTCATTGAACACAAGATTTTATATGCAATGAAGGGAGAATTTGAAGAAAACAGCAAACCAATACCATTTGGACTTGCGGATATAAAAAGAGAGGGAAAGGATGCCACTATAGTTGCCACTGGAAGGATGGTACATGAAGCTTTAGCTGCTGCGGATAAACTTTCAAAAGAGGGTATAGAAGTAGAAATAATAGATCCAAGAACATTATATCCTTTTGATAAAGACACAGTATTTAATTCAATAAAAAAGACAAATAGGGCAGTGGTAGTTACAGAAGAAACAAAAAGAGGAGGATATGGTGGAGAAATTTCAGCTGTTATAAGTGAAGAAGTATTTGATTATCTGGATGCACCGGTGGTGAGAATAGGTAGTTTGGATGTTCCTATACCGTTTACACCAAAACTGGAAAGCTATGTAATACCAAATTCAGATAAAATAGTTAATGCCGTTAAAAAGTTGTTCTAA
- a CDS encoding thiamine pyrophosphate-dependent dehydrogenase E1 component subunit alpha, with amino-acid sequence MLKIRAFENMAKDNFAEGKIPGFVHLYIGEEAIASAVCENLTDADYITSTHRGHGHIIAKGGELKYMAAELFGRATGYCKGKGGSMHIADATKGILGANGIVGAGQDIAVGAGMSIQYRGTDQVCVCFFGDASTNQGTFHESLNLSSAWKLPVVYVCENNGYGISVSQKRHQNINDIADRAKAYGIPGVVVDGNDPVEVYEASKTAVERARAGKGPTLIECKTYRQRGHFEGDSAPYKLKEEQEGWIKKDPIPRFERYLLENKILGDDKLKAMKESVDNQIKEAVDFALNSPEPELSSVFEDVYTDIKEGVE; translated from the coding sequence ATGTTGAAAATAAGGGCATTTGAGAATATGGCAAAAGACAACTTTGCAGAAGGAAAGATTCCTGGCTTTGTACATCTTTATATAGGTGAAGAAGCAATAGCGTCTGCTGTTTGTGAAAATTTAACTGATGCAGATTATATAACAAGTACCCATAGGGGACATGGGCACATAATAGCGAAAGGCGGAGAACTTAAATATATGGCGGCAGAACTCTTTGGCAGAGCCACTGGGTATTGTAAAGGTAAAGGCGGATCAATGCATATTGCAGATGCCACAAAAGGTATATTGGGTGCAAACGGTATTGTAGGAGCTGGACAAGACATAGCTGTAGGAGCTGGAATGAGTATTCAATATAGAGGTACAGACCAGGTTTGCGTATGCTTTTTCGGTGATGCTTCTACAAATCAAGGTACTTTCCATGAATCTCTCAACTTGTCAAGTGCATGGAAACTTCCAGTGGTGTATGTTTGTGAAAATAATGGATATGGAATATCGGTAAGTCAGAAAAGACATCAGAATATAAATGATATAGCCGACAGGGCAAAAGCTTATGGCATACCTGGTGTTGTAGTAGATGGAAATGATCCAGTTGAGGTGTATGAAGCCTCTAAAACCGCTGTAGAAAGGGCAAGAGCTGGAAAAGGACCTACTCTTATAGAATGTAAAACTTATCGCCAGAGGGGACATTTTGAAGGAGATTCTGCTCCGTATAAACTAAAGGAAGAGCAGGAAGGGTGGATTAAAAAAGATCCTATTCCAAGGTTTGAAAGATATCTTCTGGAAAATAAAATTTTAGGTGATGATAAACTTAAAGCTATGAAAGAATCTGTAGATAACCAGATAAAAGAAGCAGTTGACTTTGCACTTAACAGTCCGGAACCGGAATTAAGTTCCGTATTTGAAGATGTATATACTGATATCAAAGAGGGGGTTGAGTAA
- the lpdA gene encoding dihydrolipoyl dehydrogenase, which produces MGCIEVMPKLGLTMTEGQIESWHKSEGEEVKKGEVLFDVTTDKLTNEVEARESGILRKILVKEGETAKCLEAVAIIAGADEDISDLLKESGAEDSEQKKEKQNPEKQENQQKNLSKKVVVIGGGPGGYIAAIRSAQLGHKVILVEKEELGGTCLNVGCIPTKVLLHSAEVFTEIKNSSDIGIDVGDVSINWGNVQKRKGKITKKLVSGVKGLLSANKVKVIKGIAGFKSKSSIEVVKKDSGVEKVDFDDIIISTGSLPFIPPIPGVDLDGVVDSTGALNFESIPDSIAIIGGGVIGIEFATLFSELGSKVTVVEMLPFILPPIDRQISDLVSNKLAGQGVAINTGCRVTEIKRSGNNLKVNFSKENENSSVEAEKVLVAIGRRPNIKDLDVDKIGVKVEKGHICVDDKMKTNVDNIYAIGDCTGKNMLAHVASEQGVIAAENISGKNVFIDYKTIPACVYTKPEIASVGITEEQAREKNIDYKVGIFPMAANGKSMISGETEGIIKIISHKKTEEILGVHILALRATDLITEGALALRLEATVDEIITTVHAHPTIGEAFKEAALAVQKRALNMVN; this is translated from the coding sequence ATGGGCTGCATTGAGGTAATGCCAAAGCTAGGACTTACAATGACAGAAGGGCAGATAGAATCCTGGCATAAAAGTGAAGGAGAAGAAGTTAAAAAGGGAGAAGTTCTTTTTGACGTAACTACTGATAAGCTTACAAATGAAGTGGAAGCTAGGGAAAGCGGTATATTGAGAAAAATACTGGTTAAAGAAGGAGAAACTGCAAAATGCCTTGAGGCAGTAGCTATAATTGCAGGGGCGGATGAAGATATTTCAGATTTGTTAAAAGAATCTGGGGCAGAAGACAGTGAACAGAAAAAAGAGAAACAAAATCCTGAAAAACAGGAAAATCAGCAGAAGAATTTATCTAAAAAAGTGGTTGTCATAGGAGGAGGCCCAGGAGGATATATAGCCGCAATCCGCAGTGCACAGCTTGGACACAAGGTAATACTTGTTGAAAAAGAAGAACTGGGCGGAACCTGCCTTAATGTAGGATGCATACCAACTAAGGTACTTCTTCATTCTGCAGAGGTGTTTACTGAGATTAAAAATAGCAGTGATATTGGAATTGATGTAGGTGATGTAAGTATAAACTGGGGCAATGTGCAGAAAAGAAAGGGCAAGATAACCAAAAAACTTGTTTCAGGAGTAAAGGGACTTCTTTCTGCAAATAAGGTAAAGGTCATCAAGGGAATTGCTGGTTTTAAGTCAAAAAGTTCCATTGAGGTTGTGAAAAAGGATAGCGGCGTTGAAAAAGTTGATTTTGATGATATTATAATTTCAACAGGCTCCCTGCCTTTTATACCACCTATACCTGGAGTTGATTTGGATGGAGTAGTGGACAGCACAGGTGCATTGAATTTTGAATCTATTCCAGATTCAATAGCAATCATAGGAGGGGGAGTAATTGGAATTGAATTTGCAACTTTGTTCAGTGAGCTTGGAAGCAAAGTGACTGTTGTAGAAATGCTTCCATTTATTCTGCCTCCTATAGATAGACAGATTTCAGATCTTGTTTCCAATAAGTTGGCAGGACAAGGTGTTGCTATAAATACCGGATGCAGAGTTACCGAAATAAAAAGAAGCGGGAATAATCTTAAAGTGAATTTTTCAAAAGAAAATGAAAATTCCAGTGTAGAAGCAGAAAAAGTATTGGTGGCCATAGGAAGACGTCCCAATATAAAAGATTTAGATGTAGATAAAATTGGAGTTAAAGTAGAAAAAGGGCATATATGTGTAGATGATAAAATGAAGACCAATGTAGACAATATATATGCTATAGGAGATTGTACAGGGAAAAACATGCTGGCACATGTTGCTTCTGAGCAGGGCGTTATAGCTGCAGAGAATATATCCGGTAAAAATGTTTTTATAGACTATAAAACTATACCTGCTTGCGTGTATACCAAACCTGAGATAGCTTCAGTTGGAATTACAGAAGAACAGGCTAGGGAAAAGAACATAGATTATAAAGTTGGTATTTTCCCAATGGCCGCCAATGGCAAATCCATGATATCCGGTGAGACAGAAGGAATTATCAAGATTATTTCACATAAAAAAACCGAGGAAATACTTGGAGTTCATATTTTAGCTCTCAGGGCTACGGATCTTATAACGGAAGGAGCTCTTGCACTTAGACTTGAAGCTACTGTAGATGAGATAATTACTACAGTACATGCCCATCCAACTATCGGAGAAGCCTTTAAGGAAGCTGCACTGGCTGTCCAGAAAAGAGCACTGAATATGGTAAATTAA
- a CDS encoding 2-oxo acid dehydrogenase subunit E2 produces MSCVEVMPKLGLTMTEGEIETWHKSEGDEVKKGEVLFDVTTDKLTNEVEAKESGILRKILVKEGETAKCLEPVAIIAGADEDISSLLKESVGKEVEVVPVEEPSIREDIPVEREGRIRISPLAKNLAKKSGVDYEVITGTGPLGRIVKKDVEEYIDKNRVKVSPVAAKLAKELNVDLSSINKQGRIMKEDVLKAAEEAKQKEKTIVQEPENQAVTSKAAGRGEKVINMSSMRKVISARMSESVKISPTVTYNINIDISELKRLKNNLKDTFKLTYTDFLIKIVSAALKQFPLVNCSISGGKFILKDYVNMGVAVALDEGLIVPVVKDTDIKGLKQIAEEFKEIVKKAKSNSLSPDDMTGGTFTITNLGMLGIDSFSPIINQPEVAILGVNTIVDTPVVEGEKIVVKPLMKLSLTADHRAIDGAYAAKFLQKIKEYIEKPELLLL; encoded by the coding sequence ATGAGTTGTGTAGAAGTGATGCCGAAACTGGGACTTACAATGACAGAGGGGGAAATAGAAACCTGGCATAAAAGTGAAGGAGATGAAGTTAAAAAGGGAGAAGTACTTTTTGATGTAACTACTGACAAGCTTACAAATGAAGTTGAGGCTAAAGAAAGCGGTATATTGAGAAAAATATTGGTTAAAGAGGGAGAAACGGCAAAATGTCTTGAACCTGTAGCTATAATTGCAGGAGCAGATGAAGATATTTCTTCCTTGTTAAAAGAATCAGTGGGAAAAGAAGTGGAAGTAGTGCCGGTAGAAGAGCCTTCTATTAGGGAAGATATTCCTGTTGAGAGAGAGGGCAGGATAAGAATATCACCTTTAGCTAAAAATCTTGCAAAAAAAAGTGGAGTGGATTATGAGGTTATAACGGGAACAGGTCCACTTGGCAGGATAGTTAAGAAAGATGTTGAAGAATATATAGATAAAAATAGAGTAAAGGTATCTCCTGTTGCTGCGAAACTTGCAAAAGAATTAAATGTGGATTTGAGCAGTATAAATAAACAAGGAAGAATAATGAAAGAGGATGTATTGAAGGCTGCAGAAGAGGCTAAACAGAAGGAAAAAACTATTGTACAAGAGCCTGAAAATCAAGCAGTAACCAGCAAGGCAGCAGGACGTGGTGAAAAAGTAATTAATATGTCATCTATGAGAAAGGTGATTTCTGCAAGAATGAGCGAAAGTGTGAAGATATCACCTACTGTCACTTATAATATAAATATTGATATTTCTGAGCTTAAAAGACTTAAAAATAATTTAAAGGATACCTTTAAATTAACTTATACCGATTTTCTTATAAAAATAGTTTCGGCAGCATTAAAGCAATTTCCTCTTGTAAATTGCTCCATATCGGGAGGTAAATTTATTTTGAAGGATTATGTAAATATGGGAGTAGCAGTTGCACTGGATGAAGGGCTTATAGTTCCTGTAGTAAAGGATACCGATATAAAAGGATTGAAGCAAATAGCAGAAGAGTTTAAGGAAATAGTTAAAAAGGCCAAGAGTAATAGTCTTAGCCCTGATGATATGACAGGAGGCACTTTTACTATAACAAATCTTGGAATGCTTGGTATAGATTCTTTTTCTCCTATTATAAATCAGCCTGAGGTTGCTATTCTTGGAGTTAATACAATAGTAGATACTCCTGTAGTAGAAGGAGAAAAAATAGTAGTAAAACCACTTATGAAATTATCCCTTACAGCGGATCATAGAGCAATAGATGGTGCATATGCAGCTAAATTCTTGCAAAAAATCAAAGAATATATAGAAAAACCGGAATTATTGCTTTTATAG